From a single Sparus aurata chromosome 13, fSpaAur1.1, whole genome shotgun sequence genomic region:
- the LOC115593455 gene encoding palmitoyltransferase ZDHHC23-like produces MQWEKLKPPEPDDPMCCCECEIYQYGCCCDCEDLDEAFNRWLKGKPPKAGRQSAVLATMIDSLEISMIPALVLLPLLLRVAALHYLLGIIILTALPGLVLWYYYATHRKRRRTLFFLTLSLFSLFYMYYLFITEILPRGDISLLQVCTATAGMIFTIVSLINTKRGPGLVTASPYEGLSHSQEADKDATHLNGSVQSAASSSLGSTPELQTSKVATKAKWSSCPVCKIMRPPRAGHCRTCGSCVPRLDHHCIWINSCVGQANHRSFLLTLSVFVLTALYGISLVLGSLCPRQYLMTALFYCPAVYSQSSTALCFTCAWYSCIVTGGLLYLLVSQVLNISFNVTERESQLALRNKTGQRRLWGLVVDTGEYSHGFCQNWVEFLTMADASMAGKWYLVGFATNAQWFVNRRDSMKVGTAMFTPTADGDLDLSYASLNSDGSCWRLNNLAKKTDMPGKFTYTSERWGNENDMRMVDVKYDEYAVIHTIKTKGGVITVVNKLYGRSMDLSADLLEKFRQFSLETGVLPENIAFLPRNAECPAA; encoded by the exons ATGCAATGGGAGAAGTTAAAGCCTCCAGAGCCTGATGATCCTATGTGTTGCTGTGAGTGTGAGATCTACCAGTACGGATGTTGCTGTGACTGTGAAGATCTGGATGAAGCTTTTAACAG GTGGCTGAAAGGCAAACCACCCAAAGCTGGGCGTCAGTCGGCCGTCCTCGCGACCATGATTGACAGCCTGGAGATCTCCATGATCCCGGCCCTGGTGCTGCTTCCTCTCCTGCTGCGGGTCGCAGCCCTGCACTACCTGCTGGGCATCATCATCCTGACGGCCCTGCCCGGCCTGGTGCTGTGGTACTACTACGCCACACACCGAAAGAGGAGACGcaccctcttcttcctcactctttccctcttctccctcttctacATGTATTACCTCTTCATCACAGAGATTTTACCACGTGGTGACATCagcctgctgcaggtgtgcacTGCCACCGCTGGCATGATATTCACCATTGTCTCTCTCATTAACACCAAGAGAGGCCCCGGGCTTGTGACCGCCTCCCCATATGAAGGACTCAGTCACAGTCAGGAGGCTGACAAGGACGCCACACACCTTAATGGATCTGTccaatcagcagcctcctcctccttgggGTCTACCCCTGAGTTGCAGACATCAAAAGTGGCCACAAAAGCAAAATGGAGCAGCTGTCCTGTGTGCAAAATAATGCGACCCCCGCGGGCCGGACACTGTCGAACATGTGGATCCTGTGTGCCGCGTCTGGATCACCACTGCATCTG GATAAACAGCTGTGTCGGACAGGCGAACCACCGCAGTTTCCTGCTGACCCTGTCTGTGTTCGTGTTGACCGCTCTGTATGGGATCAGTCTGGTGCTCGGCAGCCTCTGTCCTCGACAGTATCTGATGACGGCTCTCTTCTACTGCCCCGCCGTCTACAGTCAGTCCAG cACGGCCCTTTGTTTCACCTGTGCTTGGTACAGCTGCATTGTCACAGGTGGATTGCTTTACCTGCTGGTGTCACAAGTTCTGAATATCAGCTTCAATGTGACGGAGCGAGAATCTCAGCTGGCTCTGAGGAACAAAACGGGCCAGAGGCGCCTGTGGGGACTCGTCGTCGACACTGGAGAGTATTCACATGGCTTCTGTCAGAACTGGGTTGAGTTCCTCACCATGGCAGATGCTTCG ATGGCAGGGAAGTGGTACCTGGTTGGATTCGCCACCAATGCCCAGTGGTTTGTCAACCGTAGAGACAGCATGAAGGTGGGCACGGCCATGTTCACCCCAACTGCAGACGGGGACCTGGACCTCTCATACGCCAGTCTCAA CTCTGATGGCTCTTGCTGGAGACTGAACAACCTGGCCAAGAAGACTGACATGCCTGGAAAGTTCACGTACACAAGTGAGC GCTGGGGGAACGAGAACGACATGCGCATGGTGGATGTGAAGTACGACGAGTACGCCGTCATTCACACCATTAAGACCAAGGGCGGTGTCATCACTGTTGTCAACAAACTTTATG GCCGTAGCATGGACCTCAGCGCTGACCTGCTGGAGAAGTTCAGGCAGTTCTCCTTGGAGACTGGAGTCCTGCCTGAAAACATCGCTTTCCTTCCCAGAAATG CGGAGTGCCCAGCTGCCTAG
- the wasf3a gene encoding wiskott-Aldrich syndrome protein family member 3: MPLVKRNIEPRHLCHGAVPDGIGNELECVTNNTLSAIIRQLSSLSKHAENVFGELFNEANTFYGRANSLQDRIDRLACKVTQLDSSVEEVSLQDINMRKAFRSSTIQDQQVLSKNSTPKAVAEMHNSSDKPPPLSNLTSYREDSTDAMKFYSDPSYFFDLWREKMLQDTEEKRRERRRQREQKRSVESSTLQREVKKVRKARNRRQEWNMMAFDKELRPDHRHPQTLRRGASSEGSLSPDGRPDLPDYPVPPVPAHAACNYAKSHDYVPGNAHPSPPVEHEYHSIDVNYKRVTYATAEPPAADRMNGSIRPPADYNSGPPPHTPGPPIPSAQTAFGFPPGALPPTTHNGVLHVGHGFPLPPVPPPGPRMVPPPPGPPPPLLPPPAASSHLAGHSDGGRGEPKPVRDARSDLLSAIRIGIQLKKVQEQQEQQNKREPVGNDVATILSRRIAVEYSDSEDDSELEENEWSD; encoded by the exons ATGCCTTTGGTCAAGAGAAACATTGAGCCTCGACATCTGTGCCACGGTGCGGTGCCTGATGGGATTGGCAACGAGCTGGAATGTGTAACCAACAACACGCTGTCCGCCATCATCCGCCAGCTCAGTAGTCTGA GTAAACAcgcagaaaatgtttttggggAGCTTTTTAACGAGGCTAACACCTTTTACGGGCGCGCCAACTCACTCCAGGACCGGATCGACCGCCTGGCCTGCAAGGTCACCCAGCTGGACTCCAGCGTGGAGGAGG TCTCTCTTCAGGACATAAACATGAGGAAGGCATTCAGGAGCTCTACTATCCAGGACCAGCAGGTTTTGTCCAAGAACAGCACTCCAAAAGCAGTGGCCGAGATGCACAACAGCAGCGACAAGCCTCCTCCCCTCAGCAACCTCACTTCCTACAG ggAGGATTCCACTGACGCGATGAAATTCTACTCAGACCCGTCATACTTTTTTGACCTGTGGAGGGAGAAAATGCTCCAGGACacggaggaaaagaggagagaaaggcGGCGGCAGAGG GAACAGAAGCGGAGCGTGGAAAGCAGCACCCTTCAGCGCGAGGTGAAGAAGGTGAGAAAGGCTCGAAACCGAAGGCAAGAGTGGAACATGATGGCGTTCGATAAGGAGCTTCGCCCAGATCACCGCCATCCGCAAACGCTACGCAGAGGGGCATCGTCCGAGGGCTCGCTGTCCCCGGATGGCAG ACCTGACCTCCCCGACTACCCCGTCCCTCCGGTGCCTGCCCACGCCGCTTGTAATTATGCCAAGTCACATGATTACGTGCCTGGGAACGCACACCCCTCACCACCTGTGGAGCATGAATACCACAGCATTGATGTAAACTACAAGCGGGTAACCTACGCCACAGCGGAGCCCCCCGCTGCAGACCGAATGAACGGCTCAATACGTCCACCTGCAGATTACAa CTCTGGACCCCCACCTCATACCCCTGGTCCGCCCATCCCATCAGCCCAGACTGCCTTTGGTTTTCCTCCGGGTGCATTGCCGCCAACAACACATAATGGAGTTTTGCACGTAGGCCACGGCTTCCCACTGCCTCCTGTACCTCCTCCAGGGCCGCGCATGGTCCCTCCTCCCCCAGGTCCCCCACCGccacttctccctcccccagCTGCATCCTCACACCTAGCAGGACACAGCGACGGTGGCAGGGGTGAGCCAAAACCTGTGAGAGATGCGAGAAGTGACCTGCTGTCTGCCATCCGCATAG GCATCCAGCTGAAGAAAGTTCaagagcagcaggagcagcagaacaAGCGGGAGCCGGTGGGCAACGACGTGGCCACCATCCTGTCTCGCCGTATTGCTGTGGAGTACAGTGACTCTGAAGACGACTCTGAGCTGGAGGAAAACGAGTGGTCAGACTGA
- the atp6v1aa gene encoding ATPase H+ transporting V1 subunit Aa — protein sequence MDTSKLPKIQDEDRESQFGYVHGVSGPVVTATAMAGAAMYELVRVGHSELVGEIIRLEGDMATIQVYEETSGVSVGDPVLRTGKPLSVELGPGIMGSIFDGIQRPLKDINDLTQSIYIPRGVNIGALNRDIKWEFTPSQSLRVGSHVTGGDIYGMVNENSLIKHKLMLPPRNRGTVTYLAPPGNYDVTDVVLELEFEGVKEKFTTLQVWPVRQIRPVTEKLPANHPLLTGQRVLDALFPCVQGGTTAIPGAFGCGKTVISQSLSKYSNSDVIIYVGCGERGNEMSEVLRDFPELTMEVDGKVESIMKRTALVANTSNMPVAAREASIYTGITLSEYFRDMGYNVSMMADSTSRWAEALREISGRLAEMPADSGYPAYLGARLASFYERAGRVKCLGNPEREGSVSIVGAVSPPGGDFSDPVTSATLGIVQVFWGLDKKLAQRKHFPSVNWLISYSKYTRALDEYYDKHFPEFVPLRTKAKEILQEEEDLAEIVQLVGKASLAESDKITLEVAKLLKDDFLQQNGYTPYDRFCPFYKTVGILSNMIAFYDMARHAVETTAQSDNKITWAMIKEHMGETLYKISSMKFKDPVKDGEAKIKAEFAQLLEDMQNSFRTLEE from the exons ATGGATACCTCAAAACTTCCTAAGATCCAGGATGAGGATCGAGAGAGCCAGTTCGGATACGTGCATGGTGTCTCTGGACCAG tgGTGACAGCTACTGCGATGGCAGGAGCAGCCATGTATGAGCTGGTTCGTGTCGGTCACAGTGAGCTGGTGGGAGAAATCATTCGTTTAGAGGGAGACATGGCGACTATCCAGGTCTATGAGGAGACGT CTGGCGTGTCCGTCGGTGACCCTGTCCTTCGGACGGGGAAACCCCTCTCTGTTGAGCTGGGACCAGGAATCATGGGCTCCATCTTTGACGGTATCCAGCGTCCACTAAAAGACATCAATGACCTCACTCAAAGTATCTACATCCCAAGAGGAGTTAACATTGGTGCTCTTAACAGAGACATCAAATGGGAATTTACCCCCAGCCAGAGTCTTCGG GTTGGCAGTCATGTGACAGGCGGCGATATCTACGGCATGGTGAATGAAAACTCTTTAATAAAGCACAAGCTGATGCTTCCACCACGCAACAGAGGCACTGTCACCTACCTCGCCCCGCCTGGAAACTACGACGTCACT GATGTGGTTCTGGAGCTCGAATTTGAAGGCGTGAAGGAGAAGTTCACCACGTTGCAGGTGTGGCCAGTGCGACAAATCCGGCCGGTCACAGAGAAGCTTCCTGCTAATCATCCACTGCTGACTGGACAGAGAGTTCTGGACGCACTTTTCCC TTGTGTGCAGGGTGGCACCACTGCTATACCAGGAGCCTTCGGATGTGGAAAGACGGTGATCTCGCAGTCCTTGTCCAAGTACTCCAACAGCGACGTCATTATCTACGTTGGCTGTGGAGAGCGTGGAAATGAAATGTCTGAAGTGCTGCGGGATTTCCCCGAG CTCACTATGGAGGTTGATGGTAAGGTGGAGAGCATCATGAAGAGAACAGCGCTGGTTGCTAACACATCCAACATGCCTGTGGCTGCCAGAGAGGCCTCAATTTATACAG GTATCACACTGTCCGAATACTTCAGAGACATGGGCTATAATGTGAGCATGATGGCCGACTCGACATCTCGATGGGCCGAAGCTCTGAGAGAAATCTCTGGAAGATTAGCTGAAATGCCCGCTG ACAGTGGGTATCCTGCCTACCTGGGCGCCAGGCTCGCTTCCTTCTACGAGCGCGCAGGTCGCGTCAAGTGCCTGGGAAATCCTGAGAGAGAGGGCAGTGTCAGCATCGTGGGAGC TGTGTCACCCCCTGGTGGAGATTTCTCAGACCCTGTCACTTCAGCCACATTGGGTATTGTTCAG GTGTTCTGGGGTTTGGACAAGAAGCTGGCTCAGCGAAAGCACTTCCCCTCTGTAAACTGGCTGATCAGCTACAGCAAGTACACACGAGCTCTGGATGAATATTACGACAAACATTTCCCCGAGTTTGTTCCTCTCCGCACCAAAGCCAAGGAGATTctccaggaggaggaggacctgGCAGAAATCGTGCAGCTCGTCGGCAAG GCTTCTCTCGCTGAGTCCGACAAGATCACTCTAGAAGTTGCTAAGCTCCTTAAAGATGACTTCCTGCAGCAGAATGGTTACACCCCCTACGACAG GTTCTGTCCTTTCTACAAAACCGTTGGCATCCTCTCGAACATGATCGCTTTTTACGACATGGCTCGACACGCCGTGGAGACCACGGCACAGAGCGACAACAAGATCACCTGGGCCATGATCAAGGAGCACATGGGAGAGACGCTGTACAAAATCAGCTCCATGAAGTTCAAG GACCCTGTCAAGGACGGAGAAGCTAAGATTAAAGCAGAGTTcgcccagctgctggaggacatgCAGAACTCCTTCCGGACCCTGGAGGAATGA